Proteins encoded by one window of Dryocola sp. LX212:
- the flhA gene encoding formate hydrogenlyase transcriptional activator FlhA has translation MPYTPMSDLGQQGLFDITRSLLQQPDLPALAYCLTQLVKQGALADRANVLLYHPIHQRVGFYGMDKHGQGLHYEDEMVLANGPVRRVLSRPEALICNQEEFSETWPQVMALDLYAPFGRYCLLPLAAEGRIFGGCEFTRNGDVSWTDKELERLHTLAQIVGLVAEQIQTRLNSNQDYNLLCRERDDFRILVAVTNAVLSKLDLDELIGEIAREIHYHFSIDSISIVLRGNRKDRLTIHSTHYVDEQSPIHDQSDVAETGTLTERVFKSGEMLLLNLHQGDQLAPFERMLFEMWGNQIQTLCLLPLKFGNNMLGVLKLAQCEAGVFTPANLKLLCQIAERIAIAVDNALAYQEINRLKENLVDENLYLTEQINNVASDFGEIIGRSEVMSNVLKQVEMVARSDSTVLILGETGTGKELIARAIHNLSDRNSRRMVKINCAAMPAGLLESDLFGHERGAFTGANTQRIGRFELADKSSLFLDEVGDMPLELQPKLLRVLQEQEFERLGSNKIQQVDVRLIAATNRNLKEMVADREFRSDLYYRLNVFPITLPPLRERPEDIPLLVKSFTFKIAHRMNRSIDSISAETLRALSRMDWPGNVRELENVIERAVLLTQGNVLHLTLPEMDYRPPGEKTVPLAASAEVREGEDEAQRILRVLKETNGVVAGPRGAAQRLGLKRTTLLSRMKRLGIDKEGI, from the coding sequence ATGCCATATACACCGATGAGCGATCTCGGTCAGCAAGGGTTATTCGACATCACGCGCTCCCTGCTGCAACAGCCCGATCTCCCGGCACTTGCTTACTGTCTGACGCAGCTGGTCAAACAAGGGGCGCTTGCCGACAGGGCGAACGTGCTGCTTTACCACCCGATTCATCAGCGCGTGGGGTTTTATGGCATGGACAAGCACGGCCAGGGGCTGCACTACGAAGATGAAATGGTGCTGGCGAACGGCCCGGTGCGGCGGGTGCTGTCGCGCCCGGAAGCGCTGATCTGCAATCAGGAAGAGTTTAGCGAGACCTGGCCGCAGGTGATGGCGCTTGATCTGTACGCACCGTTTGGCCGCTACTGTCTGTTGCCGTTGGCGGCGGAAGGCAGAATCTTTGGCGGCTGCGAGTTTACCCGCAACGGCGACGTCAGTTGGACGGACAAAGAACTGGAGCGCCTGCATACCCTGGCGCAAATCGTCGGCCTGGTGGCGGAGCAAATCCAGACTCGCCTGAACTCCAATCAGGATTACAACCTGCTGTGTCGGGAGCGCGACGACTTCCGCATTCTGGTGGCGGTGACCAACGCTGTGCTTTCCAAGTTAGATCTCGACGAACTGATCGGCGAAATTGCCAGGGAGATCCACTATCACTTCTCGATCGATTCGATCAGCATCGTGCTGCGCGGCAATCGCAAAGACCGCCTAACGATTCACTCCACGCATTACGTGGACGAGCAGTCACCGATCCACGACCAGAGCGACGTCGCGGAAACCGGTACGCTCACCGAAAGGGTGTTTAAAAGCGGCGAAATGCTGCTGCTTAACTTGCATCAGGGCGACCAGCTGGCCCCCTTTGAACGCATGCTGTTCGAGATGTGGGGCAACCAGATCCAGACGCTGTGCCTGCTGCCGCTGAAGTTCGGCAATAACATGCTGGGCGTGCTCAAGCTGGCACAGTGCGAGGCTGGGGTGTTCACCCCAGCGAACCTTAAGCTGCTGTGCCAGATTGCGGAGCGTATAGCCATCGCGGTGGATAACGCGCTGGCCTACCAGGAGATTAACCGTTTAAAAGAGAACCTGGTAGACGAGAACCTGTATCTCACCGAGCAGATCAACAATGTCGCCAGCGACTTCGGCGAGATAATCGGTCGCAGCGAAGTGATGTCGAACGTGCTCAAGCAGGTGGAGATGGTCGCAAGAAGCGACAGTACGGTGCTGATCCTCGGGGAAACCGGCACGGGTAAAGAGCTGATAGCCCGAGCCATTCATAACCTGAGCGACCGTAACAGCCGCCGAATGGTGAAAATTAACTGCGCGGCGATGCCCGCCGGGCTGCTGGAAAGCGATCTCTTCGGCCACGAACGCGGCGCGTTTACCGGGGCCAACACCCAGCGTATAGGGCGCTTTGAGCTGGCGGACAAAAGCTCGCTGTTCCTCGACGAAGTGGGCGATATGCCGCTGGAGCTGCAGCCTAAGCTGCTGCGCGTTTTGCAGGAGCAGGAGTTTGAGCGGTTGGGCAGCAACAAAATCCAGCAGGTGGACGTCAGGCTGATTGCCGCCACCAACCGCAATCTTAAAGAGATGGTGGCGGACCGCGAGTTTCGCAGCGACCTCTATTATCGCCTGAACGTTTTCCCGATTACCTTGCCACCGCTGCGGGAGCGCCCGGAAGATATCCCGCTACTGGTGAAGTCGTTCACCTTTAAAATTGCCCACCGCATGAACCGCAGTATCGACAGCATCTCTGCCGAAACGCTGCGCGCGCTCTCCCGTATGGACTGGCCGGGCAACGTGCGCGAGCTGGAAAACGTCATTGAACGCGCCGTGCTGCTGACGCAGGGCAACGTGCTGCACCTGACCTTGCCGGAAATGGATTACCGTCCGCCGGGAGAGAAAACCGTGCCGCTGGCGGCGAGCGCTGAAGTGCGCGAAGGTGAAGATGAGGCGCAGCGCATTCTGCGCGTGCTGAAAGAAACCAACGGCGTTGTCGCTGGTCCGCGCGGTGCGGCGCAGCGTTTAGGTCTGAAACGCACCACGCTTCTTTCCCGTATGAAGCGTCTGGGGATTGATAAAGAGGGCATTTAG
- the yajD gene encoding HNH nuclease YajD: MAIIPKNYTRLESGYREKALKLFPWVCGRCSREFVYSNLRELTVHHMDHDHTNNPEDGSNWELLCLYCHDHEHSKYTEADQYGSRVVAGEDAQKDVGEATYNPFADLKAMLNKK; this comes from the coding sequence ATGGCCATTATCCCTAAAAACTATACGCGCCTCGAAAGCGGCTACCGCGAAAAGGCGCTAAAGCTCTTCCCGTGGGTCTGCGGGCGCTGCTCCCGCGAGTTTGTTTACTCTAACCTGCGCGAGCTGACCGTCCATCATATGGACCACGACCACACCAACAACCCGGAAGACGGCAGCAACTGGGAGTTGCTGTGCCTGTACTGCCACGATCACGAACACTCGAAATACACTGAAGCCGACCAGTACGGTTCAAGAGTCGTGGCGGGGGAAGATGCCCAGAAGGACGTTGGCGAAGCGACCTATAATCCTTTTGCCGATTTAAAGGCGATGCTGAATAAGAAGTAA
- a CDS encoding HlyD family secretion protein, giving the protein METLILLLYATICIVIFKVFSIPLNKWSIPTAILGGILLLSALILTMNYNHPYTERAQMITVTVPIIPEVQGRVIKVTQNSNKLLKKGDFLFKIDPTVYQSRVNVIKAEIESAEQNVKKLEAQLTSQNADIQQYKANRDLALKDANRYRDGSRNKLMSPFTDQEVVTAQQHYLSAEAQWRSAQAKRDQTAAQLDAMVNGENASVYRLKSSLKEAMYNLDKTVVRAPEDGYVTQVLLKPGMFLRTLPLRPAMVFVPKQSGDIYAAFRQNSALRLRAGEKAEVVFDGLPGQVFSGTVKQILPVVANSSYQAQGNLQGINQNATLDGVYADIVLDPNMDIEKLPSGSMAQAAVYSEHFEGLSILRKILLRMTSWTHYLYLDH; this is encoded by the coding sequence GTGGAAACATTAATTTTATTGCTCTACGCAACAATCTGCATTGTGATATTCAAAGTATTCAGCATCCCTCTGAATAAATGGTCAATACCTACGGCAATTCTCGGCGGCATTCTGTTGCTCAGCGCATTAATATTGACCATGAATTACAACCATCCTTATACCGAACGAGCGCAAATGATTACGGTGACGGTTCCTATCATTCCCGAAGTGCAGGGGCGAGTAATAAAAGTCACACAAAATAGCAATAAGCTTCTGAAAAAAGGCGATTTTCTCTTTAAAATCGATCCCACTGTTTACCAGTCAAGGGTCAACGTTATTAAGGCCGAAATTGAGAGCGCGGAGCAGAACGTTAAAAAACTCGAGGCTCAGCTTACCTCCCAGAATGCCGACATCCAGCAGTATAAAGCGAATCGCGATCTGGCGTTAAAAGATGCTAATCGCTATCGTGACGGTAGCCGTAACAAATTGATGAGCCCATTTACTGACCAGGAAGTGGTCACTGCGCAGCAACACTATCTTTCAGCTGAGGCACAATGGCGCTCTGCACAAGCAAAACGTGATCAAACGGCTGCACAGCTTGATGCGATGGTGAATGGCGAAAACGCCAGCGTTTACAGATTAAAATCTAGCTTGAAAGAGGCGATGTACAATCTGGACAAAACAGTTGTTCGCGCACCTGAAGACGGTTACGTAACGCAGGTTCTTTTGAAACCAGGCATGTTTTTACGTACCCTGCCGCTGCGCCCTGCGATGGTCTTCGTTCCTAAGCAAAGTGGCGATATCTATGCTGCATTCAGGCAAAACTCTGCCTTGCGCCTGAGGGCGGGTGAAAAAGCAGAGGTTGTGTTCGACGGTCTACCGGGCCAGGTCTTTAGCGGTACTGTGAAACAAATTCTGCCGGTAGTGGCCAACAGTAGCTATCAGGCTCAGGGAAATCTGCAGGGCATAAACCAGAATGCAACACTGGATGGTGTCTATGCAGACATTGTTCTCGACCCGAATATGGATATCGAAAAGCTACCTTCCGGGAGCATGGCTCAGGCTGCGGTATACAGCGAGCACTTCGAAGGGCTATCTATTCTGCGCAAAATCCTGCTACGCATGACAAGCTGGACGCATTATCTGTATCTCGATCACTGA
- a CDS encoding DUF3302 domain-containing protein — MILNYLALGLLCFGGLVIFYGIIVIHDIPYEIAVKRNHPHQDAIHAAGWVSLLTLHVLWPFIWIWAMLYREDRGWGFNKKESDELAQLHTRLALLERQLASKEEKNASPSPNKRYI; from the coding sequence ATGATTTTAAACTACCTTGCGCTGGGTCTGCTGTGCTTTGGCGGACTGGTAATTTTCTACGGTATTATTGTGATTCATGATATTCCCTACGAAATTGCTGTAAAACGCAATCATCCGCATCAGGACGCTATTCACGCCGCGGGTTGGGTTAGTCTGCTAACACTGCATGTGTTATGGCCGTTCATATGGATATGGGCGATGTTATATAGAGAAGATCGCGGCTGGGGATTCAATAAAAAAGAGAGCGATGAGCTTGCACAACTGCACACCCGACTCGCTTTACTGGAAAGACAACTGGCATCAAAAGAAGAAAAGAACGCCTCTCCATCTCCCAATAAAAGATATATATAA
- a CDS encoding helix-turn-helix domain-containing protein encodes MTVSVPVRPDDSIARLINVLLPISTELNVPPRKRLHWDYKGQPQFYLFLEGEISVLRLEDGLVIGTAYDPHIFGIGEGLQPLQWQHLRVETESKIFRVDAQEAMQIITEKNLWQDVAIMMAYFTTYLLYRDALVVQQRTYSVIRNHLMEMIKLPEETRMRTSILEYIQDRTHLSRSSVLNMVFSLKEAKYIETKRGGYLIHVHELPETF; translated from the coding sequence GTGACTGTTTCTGTACCTGTTCGACCAGATGATTCGATTGCTCGCTTGATCAACGTCCTGCTGCCGATTAGCACCGAGCTTAACGTCCCTCCCCGTAAGCGTCTGCACTGGGATTACAAAGGACAGCCGCAGTTTTATCTGTTTCTGGAGGGTGAAATATCCGTGCTGCGACTGGAGGATGGCCTGGTCATTGGCACCGCCTACGATCCCCATATTTTCGGCATTGGTGAAGGCTTGCAGCCGCTTCAATGGCAGCACCTGCGCGTAGAAACTGAATCCAAAATATTTCGAGTGGATGCGCAGGAGGCGATGCAAATAATCACTGAGAAAAACCTGTGGCAGGATGTTGCCATTATGATGGCCTACTTCACCACGTATCTGCTTTATCGTGATGCGTTGGTTGTGCAACAGCGAACCTATTCTGTTATACGTAACCACCTCATGGAAATGATTAAGCTTCCTGAAGAAACAAGAATGCGCACCTCTATTCTCGAATACATTCAGGACAGAACTCACCTGTCGCGCAGCAGCGTATTAAATATGGTGTTCTCTCTCAAGGAAGCTAAATATATCGAAACAAAAAGAGGTGGATATTTAATTCATGTACATGAACTTCCGGAAACATTCTAA
- the ompA gene encoding porin OmpA has product MKKTLVALLVVNAFAASNAFAAADANTWYGGAKVGWSHYFDVSGENFNDQSGRATDFDFDKDNVSGGVFGGYQITDWLAVEGGYDYLGNMDIHGNNGVPGSKLETQGLQLSLKGSYALTDAWDLYLRGGAMGYRAETNTAGRSKMETGVRPLAAVGTEYAFNKDWAGRLEYQWVANVGNSNQIGASADVSSVSAGLVYRFGQHDDIVPVVAAAAVVPEVKTFNMKSDVLFGYNSATLSPEGQAAITQLYNSPDMQAAKNNSTTVIGYTDRIGSETYNQQLSTERAQAVADALIAAGMPAQNVSVEGRGESEPVTGNNCDDNMPHSQLVTCLAPDRRVVVEISGQQ; this is encoded by the coding sequence ATGAAAAAGACTCTTGTAGCATTACTTGTGGTAAACGCATTCGCAGCTTCTAACGCTTTTGCAGCAGCGGACGCTAACACCTGGTATGGCGGCGCGAAAGTAGGCTGGTCCCATTACTTCGACGTAAGCGGTGAAAACTTTAACGATCAGTCTGGCAGAGCAACCGACTTTGATTTCGATAAAGACAATGTCAGCGGCGGCGTGTTCGGTGGCTATCAGATCACCGATTGGTTAGCGGTTGAAGGTGGTTACGACTACTTAGGCAACATGGACATTCATGGCAATAACGGTGTGCCTGGCTCCAAGCTTGAAACCCAGGGCCTGCAGCTTTCCCTGAAAGGCAGCTATGCGCTGACCGACGCATGGGATCTGTACCTGCGTGGCGGTGCAATGGGCTACCGCGCTGAAACTAACACCGCTGGTCGCAGTAAAATGGAAACTGGCGTGCGCCCACTGGCCGCCGTAGGTACCGAATATGCATTCAACAAAGACTGGGCTGGTCGTCTGGAATACCAATGGGTTGCTAACGTAGGTAACTCCAACCAGATCGGCGCAAGCGCAGACGTTAGTTCCGTATCCGCAGGCCTCGTCTACCGTTTCGGCCAGCACGATGATATCGTACCGGTTGTAGCTGCAGCAGCTGTGGTGCCAGAAGTGAAGACATTCAACATGAAGTCTGACGTGCTGTTCGGCTATAACTCAGCCACGCTGTCTCCGGAAGGCCAGGCTGCTATTACCCAGCTGTACAACAGCCCGGATATGCAAGCTGCTAAAAACAACAGCACCACTGTTATTGGCTACACTGACCGTATCGGTTCAGAAACTTACAACCAGCAGCTGTCTACAGAACGTGCTCAGGCCGTAGCTGACGCGCTGATTGCAGCAGGTATGCCAGCTCAAAACGTTTCTGTAGAAGGCCGTGGTGAAAGTGAACCCGTTACTGGCAACAACTGTGACGACAACATGCCACACTCCCAGCTCGTCACCTGCCTGGCACCAGATCGCCGCGTAGTGGTAGAGATCTCCGGCCAGCAGTAA
- a CDS encoding aldehyde dehydrogenase family protein, giving the protein MTNNPPDTRVIPGEYGFPLKLKPRYDNFIGGQWVAPVGGEYYENLTPVTGQPLCEIASSGKGDIDLALDAAHEAKAGWGAMSVQERANILLKIADRMEQNIDLLAAAETWDNGKPIRETTAADVPLAVDHFRYFASCIRAQEGGISEVDCDTVAYHFHEPLGVVAQIIPWNFPLLMASWKMAPALAAGNCVVLKPARLTPLSVLLLMELVGDLLPPGVINVVNGAGGEIGEYLATSKRIAKVAFTGSTEVGQQIMQYATQNIIPVTLELGGKSPNIFFEDVMNEEDAFFDKALEGFALFAFNQGEVCTCPSRALVQESIYERFMERAIRRVESIRSGNPLDARTQMGAQVSQGQMETILNYIDIGKKEGADVLTGGRRKALEGDLKAGYYLEPTILFGKNNMRVFQEEIFGPVLAVTTFKTMEEALELANDTEYGLGAGVWSRNGNVAYKMGRGIQAGRVWTNCYHAYPAHAAFGGYKQSGIGRETHKMMLEHYQQTKCLLVSYSDKPLGLF; this is encoded by the coding sequence ATGACCAACAATCCTCCCGATACCCGAGTCATCCCCGGCGAGTATGGCTTTCCGCTTAAGTTAAAACCGCGTTACGACAACTTTATCGGCGGCCAGTGGGTCGCTCCGGTGGGGGGCGAATATTATGAAAATCTCACCCCGGTCACCGGCCAGCCGCTGTGCGAAATCGCCAGCTCCGGTAAAGGCGATATCGACCTCGCGCTGGACGCTGCCCACGAAGCGAAAGCGGGCTGGGGCGCTATGTCGGTTCAGGAACGCGCCAATATCCTGCTGAAAATCGCCGACCGCATGGAACAGAACATCGATCTGCTCGCCGCCGCCGAAACCTGGGATAACGGCAAGCCAATTCGCGAAACGACAGCCGCCGACGTGCCGCTCGCCGTGGACCATTTCCGCTATTTTGCCTCCTGTATTCGCGCACAAGAGGGCGGGATCAGCGAAGTTGACTGCGATACCGTGGCGTATCACTTCCATGAGCCGCTGGGCGTCGTCGCGCAGATCATCCCGTGGAACTTCCCGCTGCTGATGGCGAGCTGGAAAATGGCCCCAGCGCTGGCAGCAGGTAACTGCGTCGTGCTCAAACCGGCACGTCTTACCCCGCTTTCCGTGCTGCTGCTGATGGAGCTGGTGGGCGATCTGCTGCCGCCGGGCGTCATCAACGTGGTGAACGGTGCGGGGGGGGAAATCGGTGAATATCTGGCAACGTCTAAACGCATCGCTAAAGTGGCCTTTACCGGTTCCACCGAAGTCGGCCAGCAAATCATGCAGTACGCGACCCAGAATATTATTCCAGTGACGCTGGAGCTGGGCGGAAAATCTCCGAACATCTTCTTCGAAGATGTCATGAACGAGGAAGATGCTTTCTTCGACAAGGCGCTGGAGGGCTTCGCGCTGTTTGCCTTCAACCAGGGTGAAGTCTGCACCTGCCCGAGCCGTGCGCTGGTGCAGGAATCCATCTACGAACGTTTTATGGAGCGCGCAATTCGACGCGTGGAGTCCATCCGTAGCGGCAACCCGCTGGATGCCCGCACGCAGATGGGCGCACAGGTTTCCCAGGGCCAGATGGAAACCATCCTCAACTATATCGATATCGGTAAGAAAGAGGGGGCGGATGTTCTGACGGGTGGGCGTCGCAAAGCGCTGGAGGGCGACCTGAAAGCAGGCTATTACCTGGAGCCGACCATCCTGTTTGGGAAAAACAACATGCGGGTCTTCCAGGAGGAGATCTTTGGGCCAGTGCTCGCCGTCACCACGTTCAAAACGATGGAGGAAGCGCTGGAGCTGGCGAACGATACGGAATATGGCCTGGGTGCGGGCGTCTGGAGCCGCAACGGCAACGTGGCCTATAAGATGGGACGCGGCATACAGGCAGGGCGAGTCTGGACAAATTGTTATCATGCCTACCCGGCCCACGCTGCGTTCGGCGGTTATAAGCAATCAGGCATCGGCCGTGAAACCCACAAAATGATGCTGGAGCACTATCAGCAAACGAAGTGCCTGCTGGTGAGCTACTCCGATAAGCCGCTTGGGCTGTTTTGA
- a CDS encoding ROK family protein, which produces MRLFISFDVGGTHVKHGLFTEEGEALITESYDTHNELQPFLEAWQSVVAGYRQHNEIAGIAISFPGYINPHTGSVPKAGALTFLDGCNLLEIFGELTDLPLTIENDANCAALGEMWLGSGNEYDSMVCITIGTGIGGGIIVNRELMRGSHYRAGEFGVLPVGQYGEDMHQLASAKGLMDACRREMNIPADEKIHGQDIFARAETDLHIQGVIDNWVKYLARGIYSVVSLFDPQAILLGGGVSTQQMLYPMLERHLEGFKFWDVLKVPIRPCKLGNKAGMLGAVWLARQK; this is translated from the coding sequence ATGCGCCTGTTTATCAGTTTCGACGTAGGCGGTACCCATGTAAAACATGGCTTATTTACCGAAGAGGGGGAGGCGCTGATCACCGAGTCATACGATACCCACAACGAACTCCAGCCGTTTCTGGAGGCCTGGCAGAGCGTGGTGGCGGGATATCGGCAACATAATGAAATTGCCGGTATCGCCATCAGTTTTCCCGGCTACATCAACCCCCATACCGGCAGCGTCCCCAAGGCCGGAGCGTTAACCTTCCTCGACGGCTGCAACCTGCTGGAGATTTTCGGCGAGCTGACCGATTTGCCGCTGACGATTGAGAATGACGCCAACTGCGCAGCGCTGGGCGAGATGTGGCTCGGATCGGGGAATGAATATGACTCAATGGTGTGCATTACCATCGGTACCGGCATTGGCGGCGGGATTATCGTCAACCGCGAGCTGATGCGCGGCTCTCACTACCGGGCCGGAGAGTTTGGCGTGCTGCCGGTGGGGCAGTACGGTGAGGATATGCACCAGCTGGCCTCGGCCAAAGGGCTGATGGATGCCTGCCGCAGGGAGATGAATATCCCGGCGGACGAGAAAATCCACGGTCAGGATATTTTTGCCCGCGCCGAGACGGATTTGCACATTCAGGGCGTGATTGATAACTGGGTGAAGTATCTGGCGCGCGGGATTTACAGCGTGGTGTCGCTCTTCGATCCGCAGGCGATTTTACTGGGCGGCGGTGTGAGCACGCAGCAGATGCTCTATCCGATGCTGGAGCGTCACCTGGAAGGCTTTAAGTTCTGGGATGTCCTGAAAGTACCGATTCGCCCGTGCAAGCTTGGCAACAAGGCTGGGATGCTGGGCGCGGTGTGGCTGGCGCGGCAAAAGTGA
- the selB gene encoding selenocysteine-specific translation elongation factor has translation MIIATAGHVDHGKTTLLQALTGINADRLPEEKKRGMTIDLGYAYWPQPDGRIIGFIDVPGHEKFLANMLAGIGGIDHALLVVACDDGVMAQTREHLAILQLTGRPTMTVALTKADRVSESRVEEVREEIKTLLGEVAVFVTAAASGQGIEALREHIQQLAERPHPTAHRFRLAIDRAFTVKGAGLVVTGTALSGEVKIGDSLWLTGAEKPMRVRGLHAQNQATEHAFAGQRIALNIAGDAEKAAISRGDWLLAEKPLQPAERVIVQLQTLAPLTQWQPLHIHHAASHVTGRVSLLEGDLAEIVLDVPLWLADNDRLVLRDISARTTLAGARTLLLHAPRRGKRQPAYLEWLHQLEQAEDDQQALEIALQRGAVSVSTFAWARQLTASGIKALLDGKNHIQAADSLLSNEVAARWQQKLLATLAHYHQQHDDQPGPGRERLRRMALPGEDEPLVLVLAIIEKMRREGAIVSRQGWLHLPDHNPGFSAEQQALWEQIDALFGDEPWWVRDLAAQTKQDEQTIRQLMRFAAQLGLVTAILKDRYYRNDRIQAFSRLIREMDQTQGTTSAADFRDQLGIGRKLAVQILEYFDRIGFTRRRGNDHLLRDRALFE, from the coding sequence ATGATTATCGCCACCGCCGGACACGTCGACCACGGCAAAACCACCCTGTTACAGGCCCTGACCGGCATTAACGCCGACCGCCTGCCGGAAGAGAAAAAGCGCGGCATGACCATCGACCTCGGCTATGCCTACTGGCCGCAGCCGGACGGCCGGATAATCGGCTTTATCGACGTGCCGGGACACGAAAAATTCCTCGCTAATATGCTGGCGGGCATCGGCGGCATCGACCACGCGCTGCTGGTTGTCGCCTGCGACGACGGGGTGATGGCGCAAACTCGCGAGCATCTGGCCATTCTTCAGCTGACCGGCAGGCCGACAATGACGGTTGCGTTGACCAAAGCCGACCGCGTGAGCGAATCGCGCGTTGAAGAGGTGCGGGAAGAGATCAAAACCCTGCTGGGCGAGGTAGCCGTATTTGTGACGGCGGCAGCCAGCGGCCAGGGCATAGAAGCGCTGCGCGAGCATATTCAGCAGCTTGCCGAACGCCCGCACCCGACAGCCCATCGCTTCCGGCTGGCGATTGACCGTGCCTTTACGGTGAAGGGCGCAGGCCTGGTCGTGACGGGAACGGCGCTGAGCGGCGAAGTTAAAATTGGTGATTCGCTGTGGCTGACCGGCGCGGAGAAACCCATGCGCGTCCGTGGCCTGCATGCGCAGAACCAGGCAACAGAACACGCCTTCGCCGGGCAGCGCATCGCACTGAACATTGCGGGCGATGCGGAAAAAGCAGCTATCAGCCGTGGCGACTGGCTGCTGGCGGAAAAGCCGTTGCAGCCTGCTGAGCGAGTCATCGTCCAGCTGCAAACCCTTGCCCCGCTCACCCAGTGGCAGCCGCTGCATATCCACCACGCCGCAAGCCACGTTACCGGCCGCGTGTCGCTGCTGGAAGGGGATCTAGCGGAAATCGTGCTGGACGTGCCGCTGTGGCTGGCGGACAACGACCGGCTTGTCCTGCGAGATATTAGCGCCCGCACCACGCTTGCCGGGGCGCGCACTCTTCTGCTGCATGCGCCACGCCGGGGTAAGCGCCAGCCCGCGTATCTTGAGTGGCTGCACCAGCTTGAGCAAGCGGAAGATGACCAGCAGGCGCTGGAAATAGCATTGCAGCGCGGAGCCGTCTCTGTGAGCACCTTCGCCTGGGCGCGCCAGCTCACCGCCAGCGGCATTAAGGCGCTGCTGGACGGCAAAAACCACATTCAGGCCGCAGACAGCCTGCTCAGCAACGAGGTCGCCGCCCGCTGGCAGCAAAAGCTGCTCGCTACGCTTGCGCACTACCATCAACAGCACGACGACCAGCCGGGCCCGGGCCGCGAACGCCTGCGCCGCATGGCCTTACCCGGCGAAGACGAGCCGCTGGTGCTGGTGCTGGCGATTATTGAGAAAATGCGTCGTGAAGGAGCTATTGTCAGCCGTCAGGGCTGGCTGCATCTGCCGGACCACAATCCGGGCTTTTCAGCGGAGCAGCAGGCGCTGTGGGAGCAAATCGACGCCCTGTTTGGCGATGAGCCGTGGTGGGTTCGCGACCTGGCCGCGCAGACAAAGCAGGATGAGCAGACGATCCGCCAGCTCATGCGCTTTGCGGCGCAGTTGGGCCTGGTGACGGCGATCTTAAAAGATCGGTACTACCGCAACGATCGGATCCAGGCATTTTCCAGGCTGATCCGCGAAATGGATCAAACCCAGGGCACAACCAGCGCCGCCGATTTCCGCGACCAGTTAGGCATCGGCCGCAAACTGGCGGTGCAAATCCTCGAGTATTTCGACCGGATTGGCTTTACGCGCCGCCGCGGGAACGACCATTTGCTGCGGGATCGTGCATTATTTGAGTAA